Proteins co-encoded in one Setaria viridis chromosome 9, Setaria_viridis_v4.0, whole genome shotgun sequence genomic window:
- the LOC117835940 gene encoding indole-3-acetic acid-amido synthetase GH3.8: MAVMTDMPAATALRAPAPAAPAAAAAAGSDKDAEKLRFIEEMTSNVDAVQERVLAEILARNAGTEYLARCGLAGATDRAAFRARVPVVTYEDLQPDIQRIANGDRSPILSAHPISEFLTSSGTSAGERKLMPTIKEELDRRQLLYSLLMPVMNLYVPGLDKGKALYFLFVKSETTTPGGLTARPVLTSYYKSEHFKNRPYDPYHDYTSPTAAILCADAFQSMYAQMACGLCQRHDVLRVGAVFASGLLRAIRFLQLHWEQLADDIEAGSLTPRVTDPSVREAVAGILRPDPELARFLRAECSRGDWAGIVTRVWPNTKYLDVIVTGAMQQYIPTLQYYSGGLPMACTMYASSECYFGLNLRPMCRPSEVSYTIMPNMGYFEFLPVDEASGVASGDAAQLVDLARVEAGREYELVITTYAGLYRYRVGDILRVTGFHNAAPQFRFVRRKNVLLSIESDKTDEAELQRAVDRASALLRERRGAAVVEYTSHACTRSIPGHYVVYWELLATAAEQGEDAVDGETLERCCLEMEEALNSVYRQSRVADGSIGPLEIRVVRSGTFEELMDYAISRGASINQYKVPRCVSFPPIVELLDSRVVSRHFSPSPPHWAPAAAPRAD, translated from the exons ATGGCGGTGATGACGGACATgcccgcggcgacggcgctgcgcgcgccggccccggccgccccggccgccgcggcggcggcgggcagcgacaAGGACGCCGAGAAGCTGAGGTTCATCGAGGAGATGACCTCCAACGTGGACGCCGTGCAGGAGCGCGTCCTGGCCGAGATCCTCGCCAGGAACGCCGGGACCGAGTACCTGGCGCGctgcggcctcgccggcgccaccgacCGCGCCGCCTTCCGCGCCAGGGTGCCCGTCGTCACCTACGAGGACCTGCAGCCGGACATCCAGCGCATCGCCAACGGCGACCGCTCGCCCATCCTCTCCGCGCACCCCATCTCCGAGTTCCTCACCAGCTCTGGAACCTCGGCCGGCGAGCGCAAGCTCATGCCCACCATCAAGGAGGAGCTCGACCGCCGCCAGCTGCTCTACAGCCTCCTCATGCCGGTCATGAACCT GTACGTGCCGGGGctggacaagggcaaggccctCTACTTCCTCTTCGTCAAGTCGGAGACGACGACCCCCGGCGGGCTGACGGCGCGGCCCGTGCTGACGAGCTACTACAAGAGCGAGCACTTCAAGAACCGGCCCTACGACCCGTACCACGACTATACCAGCCCGACGGCCGCCATCCTCTGCGCCGACGCGTTCCAGAGCATGTACGCGCAGATGGCCTGCGGGCTGTGCCAGCGCCACGACGTGCTCCGCGTGGGCGCCGTCTTCGCGTCGGGCCTCCTCCGCGCCATCCGCTTCCTGCAGCTCCACTGGGAGCAGCTCGCCGACGACATCGAGGCCGGGTCGCTGACCCCGCGCGTCACCGACCCGTCCGTCCGCGAGGCCGTGGCCGGCATCCTCCGACCGGACCCGGAGCTCGCCCGGTTCCTCCGCGCCGAGTGCTCCCGCGGCGACTGGGCGGGCATCGTCACCCGCGTGTGGCCCAACACCAAGTACCTGGACGTGATCGTCACCGGCGCGATGCAGCAGTACATCCCGACCCTGCAGTACTACAGCGGGGGCCTCCCCATGGCGTGTACCATGTACGCCTCCTCCGAGTGCTACTTCGGCCTGAACCTCCGCCCCATGTGCCGCCCGTCGGAGGTGTCCTACACCATCATGCCCAACATGGGCTACTTCGAGTTCCTCCCCGTGGACGAGGCGAGCGGCGTGGCGTCGGGCGACGCGGCGCAGCTGGTTGACCTCGCCCGCGTGGAGGCCGGGCGCGAGTACGAGCTGGTGATCACCACGTACGCGGGGCTCTACCGCTACCGCGTCGGCGACATCCTCCGCGTGACCGGGTTCCACAACGCGGCGCCGCAGTTCCGGTTCGTGCGCCGCAAGAACGTGCTGCTGTCCATCGAGTCCGACAAGaccgacgaggcggagctgcAGCGCGCCGTGGACCGCGCGTCGGCGCTGCTccgggagcggcgcggcgcggcggtggtggagtacACGAGCCACGCGTGCACCCGGAGCATCCCGGGCCACTACGTCGTGTACTGGGAGCTGCTGGCCACCGCGGCGGAGCAGGGGGAGGACGCGGTGGACGGGGAGACGCTGGAGCGGTGCTGcctggagatggaggaggcgctCAACTCGGTGTACCGGCAGAGCCGGGTGGCGGACGGCTCCATCGGGCCGCTGGAGATCCGGGTGGTGCGGTCGGGCACGTTCGAGGAGCTCATGGACTACGCCATCTCACGCGGTGCCTCCATCAACCAGTACAAGGTGCCCCGCTGCGTGTCCTTCCCGCCCATCGTCGAGCTGCTCGACTCCCGCGTCGTGTCGCGCCACTTCAGCCCATCGCCGCCGCactgggcgccggcggcggcaccccgGGCCGACTAg
- the LOC117836908 gene encoding AAA-ATPase At3g28580, producing the protein MMDALAAYSWFGQVSVVISLVAVCWTMVWRNLEHIRLQQFFARNFNRRARRLAAIVDPYLSVTFEEYEGGRIKSSDAFKEVRSFLTTASTRDVRHLRAESGGGGDKKLVLSMAKGEEVADAFRGATVWWSADSVPPPRDAVPNWSRASRSERRFYRLEFHESHRDLVLNEYIPHVRSRGRDIMVQNRERRLYTNIHREGFDDGWYEEVWTHVPFDHPKTFDKLAMDPAKKKEIIDDLDMFRNGKEYHNRVGKPWKRGYLLYGPPGTGKSTMVAAMANYLDYDVYDFELTSVKTNTELRKLLIETKSKSIMVFEDIDCSLAVTGRRNSKEEEDKDDDDEDKDADPRRQNKKDAKSKVTLSGLLNFIDGLWSACGEERLIVFTTNHVEKLDPALIRTGRMDKRIEMSYCDFESFRFLAKMHLDEDVEGHELLGVVRALLEEVNMVPVDVGEHLTRKSVDDDAGKCLARLVTALAKAKEEAAKPEAAQDEEEDGKKGIVVQAKDAN; encoded by the exons ATGATGGACGCCCTCGCCGCgtactcgtggttcgggcaggTCTCGGTGGTGATCAGCTTGGTGGCGGTGTGCTGGACCATGGTGTGGCGGAACCTGGAGCACATCCGCCTGCAGCAGTTCTTCGCGCGCAACTTcaaccgccgcgcgcggcggctcgCGGCCATCGTCGACCCCTACCTCTCCGTcaccttcgaggagtacgaggGCGGGCGCATCAAGAGCAGCGACGCCTTCAAGGAGGTCCGGTCCTTCctcaccaccgccagcacccgCGACGTGCGCCACCTCCGAGCcgagtccggcggcggcggggacaagAAGCTCGTGCTCAGCATGGCCAAgggcgaggaggtggccgacgCCTTCCGCGGCGCCACGGTCTGGTGGTCCGCCGACtccgtcccgccgccgcgcgacgCCGTGCCCAACTGGAGCCGCGCGTCCCGCTCCGAGCGCCGCTTCTACCGGCTCGAGTTCCACGAGAGCCACCGCGACCTCGTGCTCAACGAATACATCCCGCACGTCCGCAGCCGGGGCCGCGACATCATGGTCCAGAACCGCGAGCGCCGGCTCTACACCAACATCCACCGCGAAGGCTTCGACGACGG TTGGTACGAAGAAGTCTGGACCCACGTCCCGTTCGACCACCCCAAGACGTTCGACAAGCTGGCCATGGAcccggcgaagaagaaggagatcatCGACGACCTCGACATGTTCAGGAACGGCAAGGAGTACCACAACCGCGTCGGCAAGCCGTGGAAGCGAGGGTACCTCCTCTACGGCCCGCCGGGCACCGGCAAGTCAACCATGGTCGCGGCCATGGCCAACTACCTCGACTACGACGTCTACGACTTCGAGCTCACGTCCGTGAAGACCAACACcgagctccggaagctactcaTCGAGACCAAGAGCAAGTCCATCATGGTGTTCGAGGACATCGACTGCTCGCTCGCCGTGACCGGCAGGCGCAAtagcaaggaggaggaggacaaggacgacgacgacgaggacaaAGACGCCGACCCGCGCCGCCAGAACAAGAAGGACGCCAAGAGCAAGGTCACCCTGTCCGGCCTGCTCAACTTCATCGACGGGCTCTGGTCGGCGTGCGGCGAGGAGCGGCTCATCGTCTTCACCACCAACCACGTCGAGAAGCTGGACCCGGCGCTGATCCGGACGGGGCGGATGGACAAGAGGATCGAGATGTCCTACTGCGACTTCGAGTCCTTTAGATTCCTGGCGAAGATGCACCTCGACGAGGACGTCGAGGGCCACGAGCTGTTGGGCGTCGTCAGGGCGCTGCTCGAGGAGGTGAACATGGTGCCCGTCGACGTCGGCGAGCACCTGACGCGGAAGAGCGTCGATGACGATGCCGGAAAGTGCCTCGCGAGGCTGGTGACGGCGTTAGCGAAGGCCAAGGAGGAAGCCGCGAAGCCGGAGGCGGcacaggatgaagaagaagatgggaagaAGGGGATCGTTGTGCAAGCTaaggatgctaattag
- the LOC117837270 gene encoding uncharacterized protein, producing the protein MDDVWPWLASLPAPPPAAEPDAPPPPPPWSLQLASSPDGPSIVLQADAATTVDGDDGSEPAPLVAFSLAINGAGAASALWTSDGFAVSSPVPVRLQLLVQLLNDVLDRSPYVPCLGANAVEFAGVDASSEARVDAEVVSAVMGAAGTDAFAAFFSLALLLRLFWLCALDAPADAGYLFFRDLGAGIERALGACRPALAAFLCFVGPDVEERFMRSLGYMLAKWCLLREMQAATGSAAKAEVPRRRRALPAACLSYAAEAHGLWVLKGYAPVLAMARVTAAASTSITASPHEVPEEPALRYGLVHQQLEAVVQLEYAVRVRDGRFLAVSVRVDNVRVRVARLAFRKDDEDAGGGATDDDAEDAGDDVMDGERHFPSRIRLWVGPRFGASYATGPSLGRSTGNPERDVEMTRTIKGAFSGATKLANGNVNAPRMKAKMRSSARTRSRSWRWEQEAEGSAGLFEGVLYDPVTGTEVSAWRPGTGGSRAADPRNGMRRRYGGPGRAFSKMRGLVVAGDELPEEMTWRVGREEEGRTLRWRLGLKAWVSYLPNEVRSRHFETRCAEWAHEVELPLVPINGDES; encoded by the coding sequence ATGGATGACGTGTGGCCGTGGCTGGCCTCCctgcccgctcctcctcccgcggccgAGCCCGacgcaccgcctccgccgccgccgtggtcacTCCAGCTCGCCTCCTCGCCCGACGGCCCCTCCATCGTCCTGCAGGCGGACGCTGCTACTACTGTCGACGGCGATGACGGCAGCGAGCCCGCGCCACTCGTCGCTTTCTCCCTCGCCATcaacggcgccggcgcggcgagcgcgctGTGGACGTCCGACGGCTTCGCGGTGTcgtcgccggtgccggtgcggctgcagctgctggtcCAGCTGCTTAACGACGTGCTTGATCGCTCGCCGTACGTGCCTTGCCTGGGCGCGAACGCCGTTGAGTTCGCCGGCGTGGACGCGTCGTCCGAGGCCAGGGTGGACGCGGAGGTCGTCTCCGCCGTCATGGGGGCGGCGGGCACCGACGCCTTCGCGGCCTTCTTCTCGCTGGCTCTCCTGTTGCGGCTCTTCTGGCTGTGCGCGCTCGACGCCCCCGCGGACGCCGGCTACCTCTTCTTCCGGGACCTCGGCGCCGGGATCGAGCGCGCCCTCGGCGCGTGCCGCCCGGCGCTCGCCGCGTTCCTTTGCTTCGTCGGCCCGGACGTCGAGGAGCGGTTCATGCGCTCGCTCGGCTACATGCTCGCCAAGTGGTGCCTGCTGCGGGAGATGCAGGCCGCCACCGGGTCAGCGGCCAAGGCGGAggtgccgcgccgccgtcgcgcgctCCCCGCCGCGTGCCTGTCGTACGCTGCCGAGGCGCACGGGCTCTGGGTCCTCAAGGGCTACGCGCCCGTGCTCGCCATGGCGCGCGTCACGGCTGCTGCGTCCACGTCCATCACCGCCTCGCCGCACGAGGTGCCCGAGGAGCCGGCGCTGCGGTACGGCCTCGTGCACCAGCAGCTGGAGGCCGTGGTGCAGCTGGAGTACGCGGTGCGGGTGCGCGACGGGAGgttcctcgccgtctccgtgCGCGTCGACAACGTCCGGGTGCGCGTCGCGCGGCTCGCGTTCCGGAAGGACGACGaggacgcgggcggcggcgccaccgacgacgacgccgaggacgccggcgacgacgtcATGGACGGCGAGCGCCATTTCCCGTCACGCATCCGGCTCTGGGTCGGCCCGCGGTTCGGCGCGTCCTACGCCACCGGTCCGAGCCTCGGTCGCTCCACGGGGAACCCGGAACGCGACGTCGAGATGACGCGCACCATCAAGGGCGCCTTCTCCGGCGCCACCAAGCTCGCCAACGGCAACGTCAACGCGCCGAGAATGAAGGCCAAGATGCGGTCGTCGGCGCGGACGCGCAGCCGGAGCTGGCGGTGGGAGCAGGAGGCCGAGGGCAGCGCCGGTTTGTTCGAGGGCGTGCTGTACGACCCGGTCACCGGGACGGAGGTGTCGGCGTGGCGCCCGGGCACTGGCGGCAGCCGAGCAGCCGACCCACGGAACGGCATgcggcggcggtacggcggtcCCGGGCGGGCGTTCAGCAAGATGCGGGggctggtggtggccggcgacgagctgCCGGAGGAGATGACGTGGAGGGTGGGGAGGGAAGAGGAAGGCAGGACCCTGCGGTGGCGCCTCGGGCTCAAGGCGTGGGTGAGCTACCTGCCCAACGAGGTGAGGAGCCGCCACTTCGAGACCAGGTGCGCCGAGTGGGCGCACGAGGTGGAGCTGCCGCTTGTCCCCATTAATGGCGACGAGAGCTGA